The Vicia villosa cultivar HV-30 ecotype Madison, WI linkage group LG1, Vvil1.0, whole genome shotgun sequence genome includes a region encoding these proteins:
- the LOC131650545 gene encoding uncharacterized protein LOC131650545 — MNGRPSAYMKAHRGFRQGDPISPLLFVLIMEQLHRWLNKLKDKPNFKYHPKCVKLHITNICFADDLISFARGDENSVQIMMQELHNFSDATGLKANRANYKVYCGGMHTSEIHKILQITGCSAGTLPFKYLGVPLSSRKLNIHQCHPLVDRILEKTLDLETFELCGQISTYSKCSVFYHFLLDACILDTEESD, encoded by the coding sequence ATGAATGGAAGACCAAGTGCTTACATGAAAGCTCATAGGGGCTTCAGGCAAGGTGATCCCATCTCACCTCTTCTCTTTGTCCTAATAATGGAACAACTTCACAGGTGGTTGAATAAATTGAAGGATAAACCTAATTTCAAATATCACCCCAAATGTGTGAAGCTTCACATCACCAATATATGTTTTGCTGACGATCTCATCTCGTTTGCAAGAGGGGATGAAAATTCAGTACAAATCATGATGCAGGAACTCCACAACTTCTCTGATGCAACTGGATTAAAGGCCAACCGTGCCAACTACAAGGTATATTGTGGTGGTATGCATACTAGTGAAATCCATAAGATTCTGCAGATAACTGGATGTAGTGCTGGAACCCTTCCATTCAAGTACCTTGGTGTGCCTTTATCTAGCAGAAAATTGAATATTCACCAATGTCATCCTCTCGTTGACAGAATCTTGGAAAAAACATTGGACCTCGAGACTTTTGAGCTATGTGGGCAGATATCAACTTATTCTAAATGTTCTGTTTTCTATCACTTCCTATTGGATGCATGTATTCTTGATACCGAAGAAAGTGATTAA